The stretch of DNA CCCCCTTATTATATTGATTTAGAATTGATTAGTACTCATCGCGTTTTGAGTTTTATAAAACCGTGCATAAAACTATGAGatgaaacacatattttgtACATATACCGATGGTGAAAATGACAACTTTCGGCAGGTGAAAAACAGTCATGGTAAAATGCAATAAAAGACATTGAATAATTCGTCAATcagcaaatatatattcaatCCCTCGTTCAACAGACTAGTTTGGCAAATCACAGTAATTTACAGGGTTCCTGGAGCTGGGGCCAGATTCAGGGACTTCTGGTTAATGGCATGTCCGGCAAGTGGAGCCTTGTGGACAGCACCACGGTTAGCAGCGACATAAGTGGCAGAGTGCTCAACTGGGGCAACGACAACAGCGGCGGCATGATGGTGGTTATCCCAGTGTCCATGATGTCCCCAATGGTTGTTGATGGCAACAGCAGCTGGAACATGGTGAGCATCCCAGTGACTGTTGACAGCGATGGCGGCTGGAACATGATGGGCATCCCAGTGGTTGTGGGCCAGAACTGGAGCGTGATGAATCAGAGTGTTGTGTGCGAGAGAGGCATGAGCCCAGCTGTGATGATCGTTAGACTGAACAACAGTTGGGTTGACCAGATGATGGGCAGCATGGCTCAAAACTGGAGCAGCATGATGAGCATAGATCGATGGAACGTATGAACCTTCAGCAACAACGGCGAGGGCCACCATGACTACAGCTGCGATGCACTGAAAAGTAAATTGTTCtgttgaaaatatctaataattCGTAAAAAATAGTTCAAATACCTTCATGATTGTTGTTTAAAGCTTCGCTCAGAAGAACTGTACAAATTGATGAATGAATTGAATCTGATACTATACAgagtaaattcgtcaatttatATTGAACGAATCTTTCACTAGTTTCAACATTCATAGAACccttatataatataatatgttTTGTTCTTTCATTCGCTCGATTCATTCACCCCTTTTCAAGCGATATTCCAAGTAATGTAATAAACCCATTTTGGTGTTAAACTAGCGTATAAATGCATCATTAGTTAAAACCTCAAGTTCAATGCTGCACCGGCATATTGGCCAAATATGTTCAAGGTTAATGATCAATAAATAATATAACGTTCATTGTAAGCAGTTGACCCCTTCCTGGAGGTGTGGCAAAAGTGAATGGTGTTACGCATCTCGTGTTCCGTCAACTGAAATGCGTGAACCAATTTTTCGTATAAATACTgataaacgctggtgaatttcatCACAGTTATTTCAACGATCATTTCAATAGCAATACAACAATCGTACCTTAAAACAACAATCATGAAGGTATTTATCATATTCGTTTCTAAAATATTTGATAATCTCAACTGactattttttctatttcagTGCATCGCAGCTGTAGTCATGGTGGCCCTCGCCGTTGTTGCTGAAGGTTCGTACATTCCATCGGTCTATGCTCATCACGCTTCTCCAGTTTTGACCCATGCTGCCCATCATCTGGTCAACCCAACTGTTGTCCAATCTAACGATCATCACAGCTGGGCCCATGCCTCCCTCGCCCACAACACTCTGATTAATCACGCTCCAGTTCTGGCTCACAACCAATGGGATGCCCATCATGTTCCAACCGTCGTTGCTGTTAACAGCCATTGGGACGCTCACCATGTTCCAACTGCTGTTGCCATCAACAACCATTGGGGACATCATGGACACTGGGATAACCACCATCATGCCGCAGCTGTTGTCGTCGCCCCAGTTGAACACTCTGCCACTTATGTCGCTGCTAACCGTGGTGCTGTCCACAAGGCTCCACTTGCCGGACATGCCATTAACCAGAAGTCCCTGAATCTGGCCCCAGCTCCAGGAACCCTGTAAATTACTGTGATTTGCCAAACTAGTCTGTTAAACGAGTGATTGAATATATTTGCTGATTGATGAATTCTCCAATGTCTTTTATAGCATCTTTCTTACCGTTCTTCTTCTGCCGAAAATCCCCATTCTCATCATCGATCATTTCCGTTGTGATATATGTTTCGTAACGGTTCGTAACGGCCCCAACAACAGACCGTTATTGTGTGGTGatgcgggaattcctttgtaaattcaaggttGATTCTGACATATGTATTAGGTCCCATTCCTGATCGGTGAACTTTTTTTCGGGATAGAAATATTCTTACGTTTGGTTCGGATCAACTGACAGAGCTAAGAAACAATCGCCTCATGAGACCATTATCTAGAATCTGATACAGCTCTGACACATTCACTTAAGAATCCATGGCTAATGTTGATATTGGTATTAGGTTCAATTCCCTATCGATCTAGATACTTTCCGGGTTGGTAATTCTATTGCCATACCGGGAAATATTTAGTATACAGATAATGTCTCATAGAATCTCTGTCTATGCCTTCAACTTGTTTACTTAaactattattttattatcaTTTCAGGAATGCCTCTAGACATTTACTTGAAAGTGAAAGACCTATTTCAAACGCGTGATATATACTTAAATTATCGgtatttttcccagatcttctgaTAAGCATTGACGGTTTGTTCATTCCCGCTACTGATATTTTGCCTTTTAGAATACTTCAACCAGCGGTGTTGACGTTATTATATCAAATCAAAGTACTATATAAATACGGAACAATCAACTTATCTTCCAAAATGCGACATCCGAACATTAACATTAGATCTGACGAGACGATTCGAGCAAGGTATCGGACAGGGATAGAGAATTTCTATTGCTATAGAACAAAGCTCAACTCGGTgctcggtgttaagtcagactggATCAAGtgaaatttttatgatttcgagaaaaacaaacTTGGAGCACAGTGTTCTGCAATTTTTGTAGCcttaatttttttgttcagtATTGTTCCGAAAATTGTTAGCATCATGTCCAAATCAGGCAGCTTTTCGGCTTGTTATATGTACatagtccactctgactgaactaaCGGACAACAAGTAAAGACATGGTTcgctatgactgaacaattttaaaacatttttccaTTAATTATCAGTTGTAAACTAATAAATTTCAGGAAGCTCTCTAGAATTACtttggaactcgctttcgcgtataatccgcaccgcggatcatcggggttctactgtatttcactgatgcagtatcggcaccataaacaccattcacaatttcagcggcctggcttgcatgtttacctttataaaagaaaaagtttaaaatgtaccgaactttctctttgttgacctccatcattaacaccctgtaactcacaactgagtggaacaaacaaaaaaaaaacttttttcagtgtgaaatgtcacctttaatGGATAATGGATAACTAttcccccaacctaatataatcaAAATGTTCACTTTCTATACAAAAGGGTTCAAGCTCAATTCAACAAGTACCTAGTTGCTTCAAAAAACGTTTTCTTGGTTTGAATTTGGTGCttgaaaatgttttatttcaatCCACAACTGATTGACACACGGTTCACTCTGTATGCAAATGATATACAGTAACATGTGGTCAGCTTATTTACACAAATGAGTAATCATAAATATACTCGAAATGAACTGCCGTGCATGGAACTTACCAGAATCTCTTGATGGGCAGAACAAACAGTGGTGACTCTACTGATACCATTTCATCGATTTTACCAACACGTGACATGACCGCATACTATGAGCAGTGTTTCCATATTTTCATCTGCACAAGAAGGGATATaaatctttttcatctgtacctattcttccaaaaatctgtaccattgatAATATTCATTGTAGAGTGAAAActgttttattagcatgaaaaaagtGAGACCGGGGAGTGAGGCCTAGTGAAAACGTTCAAGCAGGTCATTTCTTTTAAGGGAAGTTGAGTTTTGATATCTGTTGAAtcgtaaacaaatattgaaaCATAATTGCATTGAGGCTTACCAAAAATATAATAGGTTTGAAGGTTCCAATAAATATATCGAGAAAGAAAATAACCATATTCGTgagtagcaaaaaaaaaagtattgaacaaTGGATAAAGTAATAGAGAATTACTTCAAAAATGCCGCTTTGAGTGGGCCAGAAATCATGCTTCATCGAGGGATGTTATTTGGTATGCTGTCCCATAACGGCTCTTCGAAATAATActtccaaaaattaattttcgtgcTGCTGAATTTGACACGGCACCACTATATATCAGactttgttaaattgaaaggatttgctaataaaaatatacatccaggaaccccctcagtaggacgcatATTGTAATTTTAACCAAAATTATTTAAcgatgtatttttttctaaatatttcattgattttccaacaactttgcgaTACATCACATTATAATCGGACACTTGGATttcaagttatatttttttcacaaaaagttCAATGATTCGATACGCCCTTGAAAAAAATAGTCCTAATCAAAATTGATCATCTGGTAGTGAAAAAAACTGGTTTTATGTAGCCTCCACGTTATGTACAATGTTTAagaaaaatcgtcaaaatcggCTGTTTTCGGAAGATTTGTGTGGGATTGCTCTATTATGATTTCTTTTCTATTTTGCTTCCAAGATAGCTGGATGTTAGTTTCTTAGGTGAAGCCTAGTATTCAGTAGTATAAGCCACCTCCACCGAAACCATGAACCACAACATTTTCGAATGAAACAATTGACGTGGTCGCTATTAATATTCATTTCACCGAAACTTTACTGAAACGAAAAATCATATCATTTCAAAAATGGATATTCACTCGATTTACAGACGCAAAATGGAAAGAAGCATTATCTCATTGGGGTCAATCAGTTTGTCTTCAACAACAAATCAGCACTACTATTAGCTGGCGTTAACATCCAACAGTTTAAAATGAAGTACAAAAAAAAGCAACAACGTGAACCAGTAACAACACATTTCgataaaataacaaataaaaCACCGAATCATTGTTCAGTCAAATAATATATTAGTCATTCATTCAATGGCCTCTTTTCtaaattctcaataatttaCAGGGTTCCTGGAGCTGGGGCCAGATTCAGGGACTTCTGGTTGATGGCATGTCCTGCGAGTGGAGCCTTGTGAACAGCACCACGGCAGCGACATAAGTGGCAGAGTGCTCAACTGGGGCAACG from Toxorhynchites rutilus septentrionalis strain SRP chromosome 3, ASM2978413v1, whole genome shotgun sequence encodes:
- the LOC129773195 gene encoding histidine-rich protein PFHRP-II-like, translating into MKCIAAVVMVALAVVAEGSYVPSIYAHHAAPVLSHAAHHLVNPTVVQSNDHHSWAHASLAHNTLIHHAPVLAHNHWDAHHVPAAIAVNSHWDAHHVPAAVAINNHWGHHGHWDNHHHAAAVVVAPVEHSATYVAANRGAVHKAPLAGHAINQKSLNLAPAPGTL
- the LOC129780535 gene encoding histidine-rich protein PFHRP-II-like, with the translated sequence MKCIAAVVMVALAVVAEGSYIPSVYAHHASPVLTHAAHHLVNPTVVQSNDHHSWAHASLAHNTLINHAPVLAHNQWDAHHVPTVVAVNSHWDAHHVPTAVAINNHWGHHGHWDNHHHAAAVVVAPVEHSATYVAANRGAVHKAPLAGHAINQKSLNLAPAPGTL